DNA from Brachyspira aalborgi:
AATGAAATTGATAAAAAAATAATTAAATTAAATTAAAATTTTTTAAGGAGAAACAAATGAATACTGAAGAATTAAACGAAAAACTTCAAAAATCTTTCGAGGAGTTGAAAAACAACTTGAAAAAACCGAGCATATTGCTTGCTGGAGGCACGGGCGTTGGGAAAAGTTCGCTAATCAATAAGATTTTCGGGCGAGATGTGGCAAAAGTAGAAATTGGAAAACCTGTCACTTCTTTAATAGAAAAATTTGAAAGCGAAGATTTGGGCGTAATTCTATACGATAGCCCGGGCTATGAAGTAGACAAAGTCAAACAATTTGAGGACGAGGTTATCGATATTAAGAAAAAAGAAGCCGTTAATTTGGTTTGGTATTGTATTCAAGCCTCTGGAAATAGATTAACCGATTATGATATTGAGACGATTAAAAAATTCAGAGAAAATAATTTACCCGTAAGTATAGTTTTTACAAAATGCGATTTAGAACCAAAGGAAGAACGAAAAAAATTAAAAGAAGTAATTGATAAAAGGATTGGCGAAATTGATATTTATGAAATGTCCTCTACTGTAGAAGACGAATTCTATACAAAAGAATTGCAAAGATTAATTTCGGATGCGATAAAGAAACTTCCCGATATTTTAAGAGACGCTTTTATTTCGGCTCAAAAAATAAGTTTAGATGAAAAATGGAACAGAGCGCATGGAGCTATACTTCAACATATAGCTATAGCTTTTGCCGTGCCTTTCAATCCTATTCCTTTTTCAGACGCTCCGATATTGGTTGCAAATCAAATGGGAATGATAGCGAGAATATTATATATTTACGATTTGGGCGGATTGGAAAATATGCTTAAAGGCGGAGCTGGAGGAGGAATAATAGGACAATTAATATCGAATCTTGGAAAAACGCTTGCCGTAAATATATTGGCATTCATACCAGGTATTGGAACTTTAGTAAAAGGATTGATAAACGGAGGAGTTGCCACTTTATTAACTTCGGCGTTGGGAGAAGCGGTTAATATTTCTTGCTATAAAATATACGAGTCCGTTCTTAACGGAAACGAAAATATAGAAGAGCAAATGAAAATGTTTGGAGATATGGTTCAAAAATATGCAACCGATTATTATAAAAGCGGAAAGAAACCCGAAGATTATAAAAACCCCGATTAATTAAATTTATGATATAATATTTAGTCGTTAGTAAAAAAGCAAATAAATTTTATTAACGACTGAATATTAATAAAATTATTTTTAAGGAGATATTTATGTTTTACAATGAATTTGACAAAACGGATTATTTTTATAAATGTAATACTTGCGGAAAATTATTTATTTCGGATAATAACGGAATTTTGGCAAGATTATTTAAAAAAGTAAAATGCCCTAATTGCGGAAGTAGGGATGTAAAGTTAACTAATATTGATAGATTTATTAAAAAAGATTAAAAATTTTATATTAGTAAAAAAGGAGGATTGAAAATGGAAATAACACGTCGTGATGTGTACGAAGCAATTTCAAAAGAATATCGAGAAGAATCGTTATGTCTCGATGAAGATAAACTTTTAAAAGAGGATTTGTTTCTATTTGTATACGACTATTATGTAGCTGGTATAATCGGACGACGCATGGTTCACAATCTTAGGGAATATTGTAGAACCGACTGTTTACCGAGATGGTTTAAACCCAAAGCGTTTAAAGTTGTAAAAGGATACATAATTGGTTCTTTGTTTGATAGTATTCGTTTTTACCGAAAGATAAAAAAGATTGAAAAATTTATCGAAAAGAATATCAATAGTCTTTGTCTAGATGACAAAGTAGTTGCGGAAATTTCGAAAGAGGAAATTGCGAAAATGAAAAATCGTTTTCGAATCACTTTGTTTCGACACAAATGAAAACAATTTAAAAAATAAAAAAAGGAGAGTTAAAATGAAAATAGCAATTATTGGCGATTTGCATGGTAAAAATTGCTGGAAAAAATTACTTAAAGATAAAATTGATTCTTTAGACAAAATTATTTTTATGGGAGATTATAGCGATGATAGTTGGATTACATTTACCGACAAAGAGATTGTTTCTAATTTGAAAGAAGTAATTGATTTTAAGAAAAAATATAATGAAAAAGTAGAATTATTAATTGGAAATCATGATTTTCAATATATTGTCGGCTATCCTACGGCTAGCAGATACAGAGAAACTTATGCAAAAGAAATGCATCAAATATTTAACGAAAACGAAAAATTATTTAAAATAATATTTATAAAAAATAATTGTATTTTCTCTCATGCGGGAATAACTAACGGTTGGATTGATTTTATAAAGAAAAAATATAATGTAGAAAATATAACGATAAATAATTTAGAGGAAGAAGTTAATAAAGTTTATGCATCGAATAAAGAAGATTGCAATATTGTTTCGTTTAGAAGAGGCGGATTTAATAATTTTGCTGGGCTTTTGTGGGCGGATACTGAAGATTTAATTGAAGACGCTTGGATAAATTATAATCAAATTGTCGGACATAATAGAGTTAAACCTTATTCGGTAATAAAGAGAGAAAATTATAATATTTTTTTGTCGGACCATTTTGACACTAATCAAAATATTTTGCTTGAGATTGATATATAAAAATTATTTAATCAAACTTGAAAAATCAAGCATATTTTTAAATATTTTATCAACCAAAGAAAGCAAAGCGATTCTATTATTTTTTAATTTATCGTCATCTACCATAACCATAATCTCTTTAAAGAAATTATCTAAAGGTTCGTATAAACTTGAAAGCATTGAAAAAGTTTTTTGATATTCTTTATTTTCTATAAGTTTTTTTATTTGAGTTTCTTTTTCTTTATAGATTTTATATAATTCTCTCTCCGCTTTTTCTTCTAAAATAGATTCTTCAAAAATCAATGTATTAGAAGTTTTTATAATATTTTTTACTCTCTTAAATACAAGCAAAAGATTTGAAAATAATTCTTCGTTTTTCTTTCTGAATTCGTCTATTGCCGAAATTTTCAAATAAGCGTCATATATATCGTCAATTTCTGTTGAAAGAACTCCCGAAATAGAATCTTTAGAAAAATGCAAATCGTTTTCAAAGCGAGATTTAAAAAAGTCGAATATATCATTAATCAAATTTTCGCTTTTATTATTTTTCGATTCTTTCGGCATAGAGTTAATTGTCTCTTCAATTAATTTTTTCAAACTCAAATGTTTTTGTGATTTAACTAAAATATTTATTATTCCAAGCGCTTGTCTTCTTAAAGCGTTAGGGTCCTGCGAACCAGTAGGAATATCGCCGACATAAAAACCAGCGACTATGTTGTCAATTTTATCTAAAATTGCAATCGCTTTTCCCGTATCGTTTGAAGGAATATCGTCATTTGCAAATAAAGGTTTATATTGTTCTTTAATCGCAGTCGCTATATTTTCGCCTAATCCCATTTCTTTTGCAAAATAAGAACCCATTATTCCTTGAAGTTCAGGAAATTGATAAACCATATTGCTAACCAAATCGGCTTTCATATATTTTATTGCTTTTAAAATATTATCTTTATTTTCGTTATAATTTAAAGCCTCAATTAAACTTGCAGCGTTTTTCTCAAGCCTCTTTACTTTATCCGCAACGCTTCCTAATTCTTTTCTAAACATTAACATTGCAAGACGAGTATTCATTTCGTCCATTCCTTTTTTAATATCTTCTTGATACAAAAATCTTCCGTCTGAAAGTCGCGCCGTCAAAACTCTAATATTTCCCGCGATTATTTGAGGAGTTTTCGGCTGATTTGCCGTTATGACGAATATATTAGTCAAATCTCCGTCTTTTTTCATTAATGGAAAATATTTTTGATGCTCTATCATTTCGCTCGTTAAAACTTCTTTAGGAACTTCCAAAAATTTAGAATCGAATTCCGCCGTAAGTAAATAAGGCTCTTCAACCAAATCGACTACAATCTCCGAAACTTTATTTTTCGATACGGCTTCAAAATTATTTTCTTTTTCGATTTTTTCAAGTTGATTAATTATATTTTCCAATCTTTTTTCTCTCGAAACTATAACATGTTTTTTCGATAAAATTTCCTCGTAATCTTTCGGATTATTTATTTCAACAAATTCGGGAGATAATAATCTATGTCCCGTGATTTTATTATTAGTTTCAATTCCAGCAACCGAAGTTTTTATAATTTCGCCTCCAAATAAAGCCGCAACATTTCTTATCGGGCGAACAAAAGCAAAATCTTTATCGCCCCAACGCATTTTCTTTTTAAAATCTATATTTGCAATTATATTTTCTAAATTCTCTTCAAATAATTTTTTTGTTTCTATTCCTTTTTTTTCTTTTTTGACATAAATATATTTTTTACCGTTTAATTCTTTTAAGTAAGGTTTGTCAAAAGATTCTTTTTCGTCAATATCTTTTATATTTTTAATTTCAATATTATTCGCTTTCAAAAATCCTTCTCCCGCTTTTGTTAAAACTCCGTCTTTAATCGCGCTTTCAAGCAAAGGACCTTTTGATTCTATAATATCGTCTTTTGATTTTTCTTCCGCTTCTTCTACTAAAATAGACAATCTTCTTGGAGTCGTAAAAGAAGTTATCGATTTAAAATTAAGTCCGTTATTTTTTAATGTATTTTCAATAATTTTCTTAAAACTCAAACTTGCAGGATATGCGAAATCCGCGGGTATTTCTTCAACTAAAATTTCAATTAATAAATCTTTCATTTTTATTCCTTATAAAAACTAAATTAAAATATTGCAATATTCTATATTTATAATATAAAAAATTCAATATATTTATTATTTTCAAATTATATAAAAATAAACTATACAAATATTACAATCTGTATAGCTTATTTTTATTAATAAAATATTTTATTATTCATAATCTTTCAATTAAACAAATATTTATAAAAACTGTCCTTTTTGATGTAAATATATTTTTATTATTAATGTCGTATAGCTATTATACATTTTATTATTATTAATTCTAATATATTTAACCGCCTTATTTTATCTGCATATAAATATCTAAAACATCCCGTATCGATTGAACCGCACTACCCTCAATTTTACTATCAAATCCACCTACACTTGAACCGATACGAACTAAAAAGGGGGGGACATTTAATGTTCTTAAAATGTTATATAACCCTTCTATATATTGTATTGGTAAAAATAAATTATGAACTATAACATAAGACGAACTTCCCATGTTTTTATATTGTCCTGTTTCTCCAAATGTCCCTAATTCCCATTTTATATAATTAGAACCATCTGAAAAAATTATATAATTAATATTTAAAGCACCTGTATTAAATGTATTTAATTGAAAAATATTTAACTTAAAAGCTAAAACATTATCAATACCGTCCACTGTTCCATACAAAGTCTGAGGGTATATAAAAAGTTTATTATCGATTATACCGTTTGCCATGTCTTTAACTAAATCTATTTTAGAGGTAATGGAATATGTATTACCAAATGCATCTTTTTCAACTTTATAGTTATTGGTAATACTATTAAATTTTTGAACTTGTGCTGAATTCAGATGAATAGATAACCGTCCACCTTGTCCATACAAACTACTTAATGATAACATTATCATTAGTCCACCAATTAAACTTAATTTTTTAATCATTTTTTAATCTCCTTAAAAAATTTATATACCGTATTCTTTATTAATTTCTTTTATTCTTTTATACGCTTTAATTACATCTTGTAGTCCTAATTTTTCATTTTTTGTTAGGGTTCTTTCAGTTCGCATACCTCCTAAACCTCTATATTGAATTTTTGCCGTATTTGCTTTAGAAAAATTTTCGAGATAGTTAATAAACTTCTCTTCCTCAAATATTAATGTTTTGCCAAAATATGAATAGTATTTCCAATCGGGAGTTAATCCAGCGTCAAACGATTGAAAGCCCGTATTAAACTTATAAGTATTTGTTCCGTATAAAAATACCAATTCGCTAATACCAAGTATAGTATCTTTATAAACTATGCAGGAATTAACGCTAACCGATTTAAGTTTATAATCTGTAGATATAGCTAAATTCAATTCAAAATGATTAGCGTTTCTATAAGCGGTAAATATTTTTTGACTATAAAATATTGTTTGGTTAAACTCATCATAATCATCTTTTAATTCCGATAGAGCTCCTTTCATTTCTACTATCCTTGAATTTTCTCTTGCCTCTCTATCTTCTTTTGAATTTGAATTAGACGAACTTGATGAATTATTATTTTCTTCCCCCGCTATTATTCCTATAACGATAGAAATAAATATTAATGCAACTATTATTATAAATATTTTCTTTTTTGATTTTTTCTTTTTATCCGCTTTTTGTCTAACTCCACAATAAGGGCATATTTCAGCCTCTTTTTTAATAGGCTTCCCGCAAGAGCGACAAAAAATCTCGTCTAATTGTTTTTGATAAGGTTGAGTATTATTTAACTCGTTCATTTTTATTCTCCTAAAATTAATATATTAAAAAAATTTTATAAAATCTTAATCGTTTTTTAATTTTATAAGTTTACCTTCATTATCTTTGAAAGTTCCGCTAATTATACAAATTAAATCTATAATCGCTCCGATTATAAATCCGCCAAGAGTAAATAAATATAATATACCGCTTACCGTTTTCCCGACATAAAATCTATGCCCGCCAAAAGCTCCCAAGAATAGACATAAAAGTAGGCAAGTAGTCCAATCTTTATCGGAAGTATTCTCGCCTCCATATCGTTTTACTCTAACGCCACAGAAAACGCATATTTCGGCTTCTTTTTTAATAGGTTTCCCACAAGAGCTACAAAAAACCTCGTCTAATTGTTTTTGATAGGGTTGAGTATTATTTACTTCGTTCATTTTTATTCTCCTTAAAATTTTAAGTTATTTATAACTAAACAAGAAATTTTTATTTTCCTTGATAAGCTATCAAAATTAAATTTGATTAAAGTTAAAAAAGATTTAACTAAATTTAAAAAATATTTTTGAAATAAAAAGTTAAAATAATTATAAATTAAAATATATAATAATAGCTTTGCTTTGCTTTGCTTTGCTTTGCTTTGCTTTGCTTTGCTTTGCTTTGCTTAACAAATTTACAGTATTTGTTATTTATCATATTTTTATACCTTATTGTTTATTAAATTTAATAATTTTTATAAATTGTAGCATGAGTTGGAAAATATGTCAAGCGTTTTCATTGACTAATTGCGGTTTATAATTATAATTAAACTTAAACAAATTAAGTAAATTAAAAATAAAATTATAAAAAAGGAAAATTATGCAAATTAAAAATTTTGGCGAAAAATATTTATTATACGAATTAAAAAATAAAAACGGAATTATATTAAAATTAACCGATATTGGCGCTTCAATTTCGGGAGTTTTTATGAAAGATAAAAATAATAACGAAATTCAAATTTCTTTTGGAAGCGATGATTATAATTTTTATTTGAAAGCGCATGATTATATCGGCTCTTCGGTTGGCAGAGTTGCAAACAGAATTATAAACGGAGAGTTTAAACTCAATAATAAAATCTACAAACTTGCCAAAAACGACAATAATAAACATCATTTACATGGCGGAATTGAAGGAATATCTTTTAAAAAATTTGATTCAAAAAATTTGGATGATAGAACGGTTTTATTTTCTTATCTTTCTAAAGACGGAGAAGAAGGTTATCCTGCAAACTTAAAAATAGAAATTACTTATTCTTTGACTGAAGATAACGAAATAATAATAAAATATTTTGCAAAAGCCGACTCGCCTACTCCGATTAATTTAACGAATCATTCTTATTGGAATTTAAATGGCGAAGGATTAATATACGAACATGATTTATTTATAGATTCAAAATTTTATCTGCCCGTAAACGAAGAATATGTTTCAACGGGAGAAATTTTAAAAACTAAAAATACTCCTTTCGATTTTAATAAAACAAAAAAAATTGGAGCGGATATTGAAAAAGTTGGAGGTTATGACAACTGCTTTATATTCGATAGCGAAGATATAAATAAATTGAGAGCGAAAGCATTTAGCGAAAAAACGGGAATAAGTTTGGAGCTTTATACTACAAAACCAGCAATGCATTTTTATTCGGGAAATATGCTTAACGGCATAAAGACAAGAGAAGCGATTTTAAATAAACATAACGCTTTTTGTTTTGAAACGGAATTTTTGCCAGCCGCTTTGAATTTTATTCATTTCCCTAATATAATATTAAAAGCTAATGAAGAATATAATCAAAAGACAATATATAAATTATGTTTAGAAAGTTGAAAAATGAAAAATAAAAAATCTGCAATAATAGAACATTATATAAACAGAGTAAAAAATTTTAATATACCAGAATATCAGGTTTTGGATTGGGAATCGAAAGAAGCGCAGGAATTGAGATTTAAAGCTTTAATCGAACATTTTAATATGGAATCTTCAATACTTCTCGATGTCGGTTGCGGACTTGGAAATTTGGCGGAATATTTAGACAATAAAAATATAAAACTTTATTATATCGGAATCGACATAATGCCCGAAATGATTGAAAGAGCGAAAACGAAAACTTTTAAAAATATAAATCCGCAATTTATG
Protein-coding regions in this window:
- a CDS encoding GTPase, producing MNTEELNEKLQKSFEELKNNLKKPSILLAGGTGVGKSSLINKIFGRDVAKVEIGKPVTSLIEKFESEDLGVILYDSPGYEVDKVKQFEDEVIDIKKKEAVNLVWYCIQASGNRLTDYDIETIKKFRENNLPVSIVFTKCDLEPKEERKKLKEVIDKRIGEIDIYEMSSTVEDEFYTKELQRLISDAIKKLPDILRDAFISAQKISLDEKWNRAHGAILQHIAIAFAVPFNPIPFSDAPILVANQMGMIARILYIYDLGGLENMLKGGAGGGIIGQLISNLGKTLAVNILAFIPGIGTLVKGLINGGVATLLTSALGEAVNISCYKIYESVLNGNENIEEQMKMFGDMVQKYATDYYKSGKKPEDYKNPD
- a CDS encoding hydrogenase maturation nickel metallochaperone HypA codes for the protein MFYNEFDKTDYFYKCNTCGKLFISDNNGILARLFKKVKCPNCGSRDVKLTNIDRFIKKD
- a CDS encoding metallophosphoesterase, whose amino-acid sequence is MKIAIIGDLHGKNCWKKLLKDKIDSLDKIIFMGDYSDDSWITFTDKEIVSNLKEVIDFKKKYNEKVELLIGNHDFQYIVGYPTASRYRETYAKEMHQIFNENEKLFKIIFIKNNCIFSHAGITNGWIDFIKKKYNVENITINNLEEEVNKVYASNKEDCNIVSFRRGGFNNFAGLLWADTEDLIEDAWINYNQIVGHNRVKPYSVIKRENYNIFLSDHFDTNQNILLEIDI
- the glyS gene encoding glycine--tRNA ligase subunit beta; protein product: MKDLLIEILVEEIPADFAYPASLSFKKIIENTLKNNGLNFKSITSFTTPRRLSILVEEAEEKSKDDIIESKGPLLESAIKDGVLTKAGEGFLKANNIEIKNIKDIDEKESFDKPYLKELNGKKYIYVKKEKKGIETKKLFEENLENIIANIDFKKKMRWGDKDFAFVRPIRNVAALFGGEIIKTSVAGIETNNKITGHRLLSPEFVEINNPKDYEEILSKKHVIVSREKRLENIINQLEKIEKENNFEAVSKNKVSEIVVDLVEEPYLLTAEFDSKFLEVPKEVLTSEMIEHQKYFPLMKKDGDLTNIFVITANQPKTPQIIAGNIRVLTARLSDGRFLYQEDIKKGMDEMNTRLAMLMFRKELGSVADKVKRLEKNAASLIEALNYNENKDNILKAIKYMKADLVSNMVYQFPELQGIMGSYFAKEMGLGENIATAIKEQYKPLFANDDIPSNDTGKAIAILDKIDNIVAGFYVGDIPTGSQDPNALRRQALGIINILVKSQKHLSLKKLIEETINSMPKESKNNKSENLINDIFDFFKSRFENDLHFSKDSISGVLSTEIDDIYDAYLKISAIDEFRKKNEELFSNLLLVFKRVKNIIKTSNTLIFEESILEEKAERELYKIYKEKETQIKKLIENKEYQKTFSMLSSLYEPLDNFFKEIMVMVDDDKLKNNRIALLSLVDKIFKNMLDFSSLIK
- a CDS encoding zinc ribbon domain-containing protein, with translation MNELNNTQPYQKQLDEIFCRSCGKPIKKEAEICPYCGVRQKADKKKKSKKKIFIIIVALIFISIVIGIIAGEENNNSSSSSNSNSKEDREARENSRIVEMKGALSELKDDYDEFNQTIFYSQKIFTAYRNANHFELNLAISTDYKLKSVSVNSCIVYKDTILGISELVFLYGTNTYKFNTGFQSFDAGLTPDWKYYSYFGKTLIFEEEKFINYLENFSKANTAKIQYRGLGGMRTERTLTKNEKLGLQDVIKAYKRIKEINKEYGI
- a CDS encoding TM2 domain-containing protein — its product is MNEVNNTQPYQKQLDEVFCSSCGKPIKKEAEICVFCGVRVKRYGGENTSDKDWTTCLLLCLFLGAFGGHRFYVGKTVSGILYLFTLGGFIIGAIIDLICIISGTFKDNEGKLIKLKND
- a CDS encoding aldose epimerase family protein encodes the protein MQIKNFGEKYLLYELKNKNGIILKLTDIGASISGVFMKDKNNNEIQISFGSDDYNFYLKAHDYIGSSVGRVANRIINGEFKLNNKIYKLAKNDNNKHHLHGGIEGISFKKFDSKNLDDRTVLFSYLSKDGEEGYPANLKIEITYSLTEDNEIIIKYFAKADSPTPINLTNHSYWNLNGEGLIYEHDLFIDSKFYLPVNEEYVSTGEILKTKNTPFDFNKTKKIGADIEKVGGYDNCFIFDSEDINKLRAKAFSEKTGISLELYTTKPAMHFYSGNMLNGIKTREAILNKHNAFCFETEFLPAALNFIHFPNIILKANEEYNQKTIYKLCLES